One Planktothrix tepida PCC 9214 DNA window includes the following coding sequences:
- the fdxA gene encoding ferredoxin FdxA, protein MPYVITEACVKCKYTDCVDVCPVDCFYEGENMLVINPDECIDCGVCEAECPAEAIIPDTYQGAERWLEINREYAEKWPNLTRKKPAPPDAEQYKGEADKFNKYFSPNPGES, encoded by the coding sequence ATGCCTTACGTTATTACAGAAGCTTGTGTTAAATGTAAGTACACAGATTGTGTTGACGTTTGCCCTGTGGACTGTTTTTATGAAGGTGAAAATATGCTCGTTATCAATCCTGATGAGTGTATTGATTGTGGAGTGTGTGAAGCTGAATGTCCGGCTGAAGCCATCATCCCTGATACATATCAAGGTGCAGAACGCTGGTTAGAAATTAACAGGGAGTATGCTGAAAAGTGGCCGAATCTTACTCGCAAGAAACCCGCTCCCCCAGACGCAGAGCAATATAAAGGCGAAGCCGATAAGTTCAATAAATATTTTAGTCCTAATCCAGGTGAATCGTAA
- a CDS encoding Rqc2 family fibronectin-binding protein, translating to MQSVDLTTLIASCCELRKDWLPARLEQVYQRDRFTISLGLRTLKRRGWLDISWHPQAARICIGDPPPRIPDTFTFSDQLRHQLGGLALVEIQQIDPWERILDLQFSQRPGDSPLWHLYVEIMGKYSNVILTGSDNSIVTAAHQVNIQQSSVRPILTGQPYELPPKLTEPIPSLNEPQSRWQERVSLIPSALKQQLLKNYRGLSSGLVLSMIQAANLDPTQPTHTLRTEDWNRLFKSWQTWLKTLENYNFFPYYTSKGYEVIPWTSETVSDVKSIQILLNTYYTNQLNHQEFQQLRHQINQKINNVLTKLQFKAEQFIQRLQQSDEADEYRAKADLLMAFLHEWKPGMKEILLPDFETGEPVKIPLNPENNAVWNAQNLYKRHQKLKRARIAVEPLLNEVKTEINYLEQVESAISLIETYKTAEDLQTLAEIREELIQQGYINVPDNRSSNSPSSIEFYRYQTPNNFEVLIGRNNRQNDQLTFKVATDYDLWFHTQEIPGSHVLLRLSAGQVADDMDLQFTANLTAYYSRARQSEQVPVIYTKPKHVYKPKGSKPGMVIYKQETVIWGNPHQAKIAL from the coding sequence ATGCAATCTGTTGATTTAACGACATTAATCGCAAGCTGTTGTGAACTGCGGAAAGACTGGCTTCCAGCGCGGTTAGAACAGGTGTATCAACGCGATCGCTTTACGATTTCTTTGGGGTTACGCACCCTCAAGCGTCGAGGCTGGTTAGATATTTCTTGGCATCCCCAAGCGGCTAGAATTTGTATTGGTGATCCTCCTCCCCGTATTCCTGATACCTTTACTTTTAGTGATCAACTGCGGCATCAATTAGGGGGATTAGCATTAGTTGAAATTCAGCAAATTGATCCTTGGGAACGAATTTTAGATCTACAATTTTCCCAGCGTCCAGGGGATAGTCCCCTCTGGCATTTGTATGTGGAAATTATGGGAAAATATAGTAATGTAATTTTAACCGGATCGGACAATAGTATTGTTACGGCAGCCCATCAGGTGAATATACAACAATCGAGTGTGCGACCAATTTTAACAGGTCAACCCTATGAACTGCCTCCTAAATTAACCGAACCCATTCCCAGTTTAAATGAGCCTCAATCTCGTTGGCAAGAGCGTGTCAGTTTAATTCCCAGTGCTTTAAAACAACAACTCTTAAAAAACTATCGAGGCTTAAGTTCGGGGTTAGTGTTATCGATGATTCAAGCTGCTAATTTAGATCCCACTCAACCCACACATACTTTAAGGACAGAAGACTGGAATCGGTTATTTAAAAGTTGGCAAACTTGGTTAAAAACTTTAGAAAATTATAATTTTTTTCCTTATTATACTTCAAAAGGTTATGAGGTTATTCCTTGGACTTCAGAAACGGTTTCTGACGTTAAATCTATTCAAATTTTACTCAATACTTATTATACTAATCAATTAAATCATCAAGAATTTCAGCAACTCCGGCATCAAATTAATCAAAAAATCAATAATGTTTTAACGAAATTGCAATTTAAAGCCGAACAATTTATTCAACGGTTACAACAATCTGATGAAGCCGATGAGTATCGGGCAAAAGCCGATCTATTAATGGCATTTCTGCACGAATGGAAACCGGGCATGAAGGAGATTTTGTTACCGGATTTTGAGACGGGAGAACCGGTTAAAATTCCCCTCAATCCAGAGAATAATGCCGTCTGGAATGCTCAAAATTTATATAAACGACATCAAAAGTTAAAACGAGCCAGAATTGCCGTTGAACCCCTGTTAAATGAAGTTAAAACCGAGATTAACTATTTAGAACAAGTTGAATCAGCAATTAGTTTAATTGAAACCTATAAAACTGCCGAAGATTTACAAACCTTAGCTGAAATTCGAGAAGAGTTAATTCAACAAGGTTATATTAATGTTCCTGATAATCGCAGTTCTAATTCTCCCTCATCCATAGAATTCTATCGCTATCAAACTCCCAATAATTTTGAGGTTTTAATCGGCAGAAATAATCGTCAAAATGATCAATTAACCTTTAAAGTTGCAACGGATTATGATTTATGGTTTCATACTCAAGAAATCCCCGGTAGTCATGTATTGTTGCGGTTAAGTGCGGGACAGGTTGCTGATGATATGGATTTACAATTTACAGCTAATTTAACCGCCTATTATAGTCGCGCCAGACAAAGTGAACAAGTTCCAGTTATTTATACTAAACCCAAGCACGTTTATAAACCCAAAGGGTCTAAACCAGGGATGGTGATTTATAAACAAGAAACCGTGATTTGGGGGAATCCTCATCAAGCTAAAATTGCATTGTGA
- a CDS encoding peptidoglycan recognition protein family protein, which produces MRKWTPILLLTLYLLGIGVTVGLKNKDWLVAQGMSLWSQMPSPPKFERVIAETVSPSLSPSPDIKLVVAEELPEQPEATHAQPKTVANVNNVPVPGTCALQPDPNPTASGRVGPPVNPVTLYRFRRPTDVQTANLQGGMSYAPNEYQALANPTNYGQRFLYDINGQPVNNAPIVVIHETVSDVYSAVNFFQTAQNSEDNQASYHTLIMLTGDIVYIVPPDLRAFGAGDSVFATSTGTETVKTHPQRPPSVNNFAYHVSLETPADGRNNADSHSGYTAAQYQSLAWLVAKTGVPDYRITTHAAVDRSGERRDPRSFDAQLFLQYLQSYPRTQEIMISCQSAYLN; this is translated from the coding sequence ATGAGAAAATGGACGCCTATTCTGTTGTTAACCCTGTATTTACTAGGGATTGGAGTAACGGTTGGACTCAAAAATAAAGATTGGCTTGTAGCCCAAGGGATGTCATTATGGAGCCAAATGCCTTCTCCGCCAAAATTTGAGCGGGTTATTGCTGAAACAGTCTCTCCCTCTCTCTCCCCATCTCCAGACATCAAACTGGTGGTGGCTGAGGAACTTCCAGAACAGCCAGAGGCGACTCACGCGCAACCAAAAACGGTGGCGAATGTGAATAATGTTCCTGTCCCTGGAACCTGTGCATTACAACCTGATCCTAACCCGACCGCGAGTGGGAGAGTTGGGCCACCTGTGAATCCCGTCACGTTATATCGGTTTCGGCGACCAACGGATGTACAAACAGCCAATCTTCAAGGCGGGATGAGTTATGCTCCCAATGAATATCAAGCCTTAGCAAATCCGACAAATTATGGACAACGATTTCTTTATGATATTAATGGGCAACCTGTAAATAATGCCCCAATTGTAGTGATTCATGAAACTGTATCGGATGTTTATAGTGCGGTCAATTTTTTCCAAACTGCCCAAAATTCCGAGGATAATCAAGCGAGTTATCATACTTTAATTATGTTAACGGGGGATATTGTTTATATTGTTCCCCCTGATTTAAGAGCATTTGGTGCGGGAGATTCTGTATTTGCTACTTCAACGGGAACGGAAACTGTAAAAACCCATCCTCAACGTCCTCCTTCTGTGAATAATTTTGCTTATCATGTTTCTTTAGAAACGCCTGCGGATGGTCGCAATAATGCTGATTCTCATAGTGGTTATACGGCTGCACAATATCAATCTTTAGCATGGTTAGTGGCAAAAACTGGGGTTCCTGATTATCGAATTACGACTCATGCGGCAGTTGATCGTTCAGGAGAAAGGCGAGATCCCAGAAGTTTTGATGCTCAACTGTTTCTTCAATATTTACAATCCTATCCCCGAACTCAAGAAATTATGATTAGTTGTCAATCGGCTTATCTGAATTAG
- the aroB gene encoding 3-dehydroquinate synthase → MESMIRVNLGSLSYNIAIGAGHLDRLGELITPLNLGKKILLVSNPEIFNYYGERARISLEQAGFDVAICTLPAGEEYKTPETLQMIYDAALKHRLERSSTMVALGGGIIGDMTGFAAATWLRGINVVQVPTSLLAMVDASIGGKTGVNHPHGKNLIGAFHQPKLVLIDPDVLPTLPEREFRAGMAEVIKYGVIWDEELFVKLEQSPGLDQIQSLDSGLLQEILTRSCQSKADVVSQDEKESGLRAILNYGHTIGHAVESLTGYTVVIHGEAVGIGMVAASQIAVKLGLWDQDSDQRQFALIEKAGLPTQLPPGLNLDDILDSLQTDKKVKAGKVRFVLPTRIGEAIVTDQVTSDVIRQVLENFPVRCLA, encoded by the coding sequence ATGGAGTCGATGATTCGGGTTAATTTAGGGTCATTATCCTATAATATTGCCATCGGTGCAGGACACTTAGATCGATTAGGGGAATTGATCACCCCATTAAATTTAGGCAAAAAAATATTATTAGTTTCTAACCCAGAAATCTTTAATTATTATGGAGAACGTGCCCGCATTTCCTTAGAACAAGCGGGGTTTGATGTGGCGATTTGTACCCTTCCAGCAGGTGAAGAATACAAAACCCCCGAAACCCTACAAATGATTTATGATGCTGCATTAAAACACCGATTAGAACGTTCCTCTACAATGGTGGCATTAGGGGGTGGAATTATTGGAGATATGACCGGGTTTGCGGCGGCGACTTGGTTACGAGGGATTAATGTCGTTCAGGTTCCGACTTCTTTATTAGCAATGGTGGATGCGTCTATTGGAGGGAAAACAGGCGTTAATCATCCCCATGGAAAAAACTTAATTGGGGCGTTTCATCAACCGAAATTAGTGTTAATTGATCCTGATGTTTTGCCAACCCTTCCTGAACGAGAATTTAGAGCCGGAATGGCAGAAGTGATTAAATATGGTGTAATTTGGGATGAGGAATTATTTGTTAAACTCGAACAATCCCCAGGTTTAGATCAAATCCAATCTTTAGACTCTGGATTATTACAAGAAATTTTAACTCGTTCTTGTCAAAGTAAAGCGGATGTTGTTAGTCAAGATGAAAAAGAATCGGGGTTAAGAGCGATTTTAAATTATGGTCATACCATTGGTCATGCGGTGGAAAGTTTAACCGGATATACCGTTGTAATTCATGGGGAAGCCGTCGGAATTGGGATGGTAGCTGCGAGTCAAATTGCAGTTAAATTAGGATTATGGGATCAAGACAGTGATCAACGACAATTCGCGTTAATTGAAAAGGCGGGATTACCGACCCAACTCCCCCCCGGATTAAATCTGGATGATATTTTGGATAGTCTACAAACCGATAAAAAAGTCAAGGCTGGAAAAGTGCGATTTGTCTTACCAACTCGCATCGGAGAAGCGATCGTTACAGATCAAGTCACGTCTGATGTGATTCGTCAAGTATTAGAAAACTTTCCCGTTCGTTGTTTGGCTTAA
- the petL gene encoding cytochrome b6-f complex subunit PetL, producing the protein MLTVDGAIAYVIIYAGALVAAAGIMFTLRAVKLI; encoded by the coding sequence ATGCTTACAGTGGATGGCGCGATCGCTTACGTTATCATCTATGCGGGAGCTTTAGTTGCAGCAGCCGGAATTATGTTTACCCTGCGTGCGGTTAAACTGATCTAA
- a CDS encoding protein kinase domain-containing protein, with translation MTYCLNSNCPKPYNSDQSQFCLSCGTPLRLKDRYRAIDIIGQGGFGKTFLAIDEDKPSKPRCVIKQFFPQSQDAEAIQKASELFEQEAIRLDELGKHPHIPELLAYIPIEQQQYLIQEFIDGENLAKILTQEGAFQEIQIQSLLICLLPILEFIHTKNVIHRDIAILNRLWQNPVHKKLGKIKNLPLSKKXILRNEKSINGLMSELRYGSIVPFG, from the coding sequence ATGACTTATTGTTTAAATTCTAATTGTCCTAAACCCTATAATTCTGATCAAAGTCAATTTTGTTTAAGTTGTGGAACTCCACTGCGATTAAAAGACCGATATCGAGCGATTGATATTATCGGACAAGGAGGATTTGGTAAAACGTTTTTAGCGATTGATGAGGATAAACCTTCTAAACCGCGTTGCGTGATCAAGCAATTTTTTCCCCAGTCTCAAGATGCTGAAGCAATACAAAAAGCATCGGAATTATTTGAACAAGAAGCAATTCGTTTAGATGAATTAGGGAAACATCCTCATATTCCTGAACTTTTGGCTTATATTCCCATTGAACAACAACAATATTTAATCCAAGAATTTATAGACGGGGAAAATTTAGCTAAAATTCTCACTCAGGAAGGAGCTTTTCAGGAAATTCAGATTCAATCTTTGTTAATCTGTTTACTTCCAATATTAGAGTTTATTCATACTAAAAATGTGATTCACCGAGATATAGCAATCCTAAATAGGTTGTGGCAAAATCCCGTACATAAAAAGCTTGGGAAAATCAAAAATTTGCCCCTGAGCAAAAAACNGATACTAAGGAATGAAAAATCAATAAATGGATTAATGAGTGAGTTGAGGTACGGCTCGATAGTTCCATTTGGGTAA
- a CDS encoding ISAzo13 family transposase, translated as MFYSSSIEEEMKKFYNSLSEKDKRRYAAIEAQKLGWGGISYIIKLLGCTRNTIVRGIKELKELDEQTINDVRIRKKGGGRKSIFSTQIGIDEAFLEVLKSRTAGDPMNESIKWTNLTHKEIALGLKEAGFNISPPTVKKLLKKHGYVKRKAQKKQTTGINKDRNAQFENIARLDTLYREAGNPIISFDTKKKEVLGNLYRPGTLYTTEPVTTWDHDFWSLGHGKVIPHGIYDTQKNRGYVTLGNSKDTSEFACNALKHWWNHYGKALYPHANSILAKCDGGGSNNANHYIFKQDLQKLVDEIGIEIRIAHYPPYTSKYNPIEHRLFPHLTRACQGVIFTSLGLVKTLMEKTRTNTGLSVVVNVVDQVYQTGRKVTDHFKKTLKIVFDEYLPKWNYRAVPQLTH; from the coding sequence ATGTTTTATTCTAGTTCAATTGAGGAAGAAATGAAAAAGTTTTATAACTCTTTATCAGAAAAGGATAAAAGAAGATATGCAGCGATAGAGGCTCAAAAACTGGGATGGGGAGGAATTAGTTATATCATCAAACTGTTGGGTTGTACTCGAAACACAATCGTCCGAGGAATAAAAGAGTTAAAAGAACTGGATGAACAGACTATTAATGATGTAAGAATTAGAAAAAAAGGAGGAGGAAGAAAAAGTATTTTTTCCACCCAAATTGGAATAGATGAAGCCTTTTTAGAAGTGTTAAAGTCCCGCACAGCCGGAGATCCTATGAACGAGTCAATTAAATGGACTAATTTAACCCACAAAGAAATTGCTTTGGGACTTAAGGAAGCCGGATTTAATATCAGTCCTCCCACCGTAAAGAAACTCTTAAAAAAGCATGGGTATGTCAAGCGAAAAGCACAAAAAAAGCAAACTACAGGAATTAATAAAGACCGAAATGCTCAATTTGAAAATATTGCTAGACTCGATACCCTGTATAGAGAAGCCGGTAATCCTATTATTAGTTTTGACACTAAAAAGAAAGAAGTTTTAGGGAATTTATATCGTCCAGGTACTCTGTATACAACTGAGCCTGTTACTACTTGGGATCATGATTTTTGGAGCTTAGGTCATGGAAAAGTCATTCCCCATGGCATTTACGATACTCAAAAAAACCGAGGATATGTAACATTAGGTAACAGTAAAGATACCAGTGAATTTGCTTGTAATGCTCTTAAACATTGGTGGAATCATTATGGAAAAGCTCTCTATCCTCATGCCAATTCGATTTTAGCTAAGTGTGATGGGGGTGGCAGTAATAATGCTAATCATTATATTTTTAAACAAGATTTACAAAAGTTAGTGGATGAAATTGGAATTGAGATCAGAATTGCTCATTACCCTCCCTATACATCTAAATATAATCCCATTGAACATCGACTTTTTCCTCATCTAACTCGAGCTTGTCAAGGAGTGATTTTTACCAGTCTTGGTTTGGTCAAAACTCTCATGGAAAAAACTCGTACTAATACAGGGCTATCTGTCGTTGTTAATGTCGTTGATCAGGTCTATCAAACGGGTCGGAAGGTAACTGATCATTTCAAAAAAACTCTGAAAATTGTTTTTGATGAATATTTACCCAAATGGAACTATCGAGCCGTACCTCAACTCACTCATTAA
- a CDS encoding WD40 repeat domain-containing protein: MPESSYRFLSLAFSPDTQILASGSEDNTIKIWQPGTGNIIRTLEGHSGSVHSVAITSDNKILVSGSEDQTIKLWEIETGEEICTLTGHTGIVYSVAISPDNQTIVSGSQDGTIKIWRPVLG, translated from the coding sequence ATTCCGGAAAGTTCTTATCGTTTTTTATCTCTTGCTTTTAGTCCCGATACTCAAATATTAGCCAGTGGAAGTGAAGATAATACGATTAAAATTTGGCAACCGGGAACAGGAAATATTATCAGAACATTAGAAGGGCATTCAGGCAGTGTACATTCTGTTGCAATTACTTCAGATAATAAAATATTAGTGAGTGGAAGTGAAGACCAAACGATTAAATTGTGGGAAATAGAAACGGGGGAAGAAATTTGTACATTAACCGGACATACGGGGATTGTTTATTCTGTTGCTATTAGTCCCGATAATCAAACTATTGTTAGTGGGAGTCAAGATGGAACGATTAAAATCTGGCGTCCGGTGTTGGGATGA
- a CDS encoding pentapeptide repeat-containing protein, with amino-acid sequence MANLVKDKLISNSNQSLSLSSTEYPLYTRLKMSADLIYEFFLNRVQTDSPGAVLDSFEQLFFYLLCPQKPEIKVALEEILSHEEGEPHFQGIIKRCCYILINNWLLKRQHSFIRKLINTLSESPDCNQTCLSIQESRLLLWLKTFLASEDYQELLRCANLERSDWSSRYQSYLLVSQYLNPHNSREQKEVARTLIKQLKDQYKFDLAMYIARLESPTGRNRQPKNPTQLGDEVVSLIKQTISTQRVFNYGTQANLFLNNTQNLSYEKFKQCLPQYLMFHINQQYPANIIRDKIEEKLESLYSIHDDDIVSKPLISRTCNRLIEYLLIEKGKPPSFLFNLMIRQGGQLTLVILLLKLVLIGNSSRNYLDICIAHLIQFYQDHAEVRCQGVIQFLEIFNLVFTLFTENVQYFLVKTKAGLPGTQSETELNTYRLFCQYKGPDLRNTNVKELQLKGKDLRGADLRDVDLKSIELIQVDLSLAKLSRADLSQGIFTETKFFISNLNYTNLMDATLTQTDFRRAELKHANLTCTNLKLANLNRADLTGAIITQANLQEADLGNADLTEANLSESNLQLANLNAANLTGANLSYTNLTNVNLSRANLQGANLQGADLRGANLTAANLENVNLRGAILERAVFTQANLKSANLVDTNLTGATLTQADLSQAILIHAQLRDTNLSQSILRHADLTGVDLTRANLKQVDFSYASLENAIVRHTNLKDAILLYTDLRGANLFRSGIAEAQISGIKLGNNSGLSDQTRIFLDGEEIN; translated from the coding sequence ATGGCTAACCTCGTTAAAGATAAATTGATTAGTAATTCTAATCAATCTTTGTCCTTATCTTCTACAGAGTATCCTCTTTATACTCGTTTAAAAATGAGTGCAGACCTAATTTACGAATTCTTTTTAAATCGGGTACAAACGGATAGCCCAGGAGCCGTTTTAGATTCCTTTGAACAATTATTTTTTTACCTCCTGTGTCCCCAAAAACCGGAGATTAAAGTCGCCTTAGAGGAAATTTTAAGTCATGAGGAAGGAGAACCCCATTTTCAAGGAATTATCAAGCGCTGTTGCTATATCCTGATTAATAATTGGTTGCTGAAGCGCCAACACAGTTTTATTAGAAAACTGATTAATACACTCTCAGAATCCCCAGATTGTAATCAAACCTGCTTATCAATTCAAGAAAGCCGCCTCCTGTTATGGCTGAAAACTTTTTTAGCTAGTGAAGATTATCAAGAGTTGCTGCGATGCGCCAACTTAGAGCGGAGTGATTGGAGTAGTCGTTATCAATCTTATTTATTAGTTTCTCAATACCTTAACCCCCATAATTCTAGGGAACAAAAAGAAGTCGCCCGGACTTTAATTAAACAGCTTAAAGATCAATATAAATTTGATTTAGCGATGTATATTGCTCGGTTGGAATCTCCAACGGGTCGAAATCGTCAGCCTAAAAACCCCACTCAATTAGGGGATGAAGTCGTGAGTTTAATTAAACAAACGATTTCTACCCAGCGCGTGTTTAATTATGGAACTCAAGCCAATTTATTTTTAAATAATACTCAAAATTTGAGTTATGAGAAATTTAAACAGTGTTTACCTCAATATTTGATGTTTCACATCAATCAACAATATCCTGCCAATATTATCAGGGATAAAATAGAAGAAAAATTGGAATCTTTGTACTCTATTCATGATGATGATATTGTTAGTAAACCGTTAATTAGTAGAACTTGTAATCGTCTCATTGAATATTTATTAATTGAAAAAGGAAAACCACCCTCCTTTTTATTTAATTTAATGATTCGGCAAGGAGGTCAACTGACCTTAGTGATTTTATTGCTAAAATTAGTGCTGATTGGCAATTCTTCCCGCAACTATTTAGACATTTGTATTGCTCATTTAATTCAATTCTACCAAGACCATGCAGAAGTCAGATGTCAAGGAGTCATTCAGTTCCTAGAAATTTTTAATTTAGTGTTTACTTTATTTACTGAAAATGTACAATATTTTTTAGTAAAAACAAAAGCGGGGCTACCCGGAACTCAATCCGAAACGGAATTAAACACCTATCGCCTATTTTGTCAATATAAAGGCCCCGATTTACGCAATACTAATGTTAAAGAATTGCAGTTAAAAGGAAAGGATTTACGCGGGGCGGATTTACGCGATGTGGATTTAAAATCTATTGAACTGATTCAAGTGGATTTAAGCCTTGCTAAACTGAGCCGTGCAGATTTAAGTCAGGGAATCTTTACAGAAACCAAATTTTTTATTTCTAACCTAAATTATACTAACCTGATGGATGCCACTTTAACCCAAACCGATTTTCGTCGAGCCGAATTAAAACACGCTAACTTAACCTGTACGAATTTAAAACTAGCGAATTTGAATCGCGCTGATTTAACAGGAGCCATCATTACCCAGGCTAATTTACAAGAAGCTGATTTGGGAAATGCCGATTTAACCGAAGCCAATTTATCTGAGTCTAATCTACAACTTGCTAACTTAAATGCAGCGAATTTAACCGGGGCAAATTTAAGTTATACGAATCTAACCAATGTGAATTTAAGTCGAGCCAATCTTCAAGGCGCAAATCTCCAAGGTGCTGACTTACGCGGGGCTAATTTAACCGCCGCTAATTTAGAAAATGTTAATTTGCGAGGTGCTATTTTAGAACGGGCTGTCTTCACCCAAGCTAACTTAAAATCAGCAAATTTAGTGGATACTAATCTCACGGGTGCAACTCTCACTCAAGCCGATTTAAGTCAAGCTATTTTGATTCATGCCCAACTGCGAGATACGAATTTATCTCAAAGCATTCTCCGTCATGCGGACTTAACAGGAGTCGATTTAACCCGCGCTAATTTGAAGCAAGTTGATTTTAGTTATGCCTCTTTAGAAAATGCCATTGTCCGTCATACCAATTTGAAAGATGCGATTTTATTATATACCGATTTACGGGGTGCCAATTTATTCCGCAGTGGCATTGCTGAAGCTCAAATTTCAGGGATTAAATTAGGCAATAATTCGGGGTTATCAGATCAAACTCGAATTTTCTTAGATGGTGAAGAAATTAATTAA
- a CDS encoding Crp/Fnr family transcriptional regulator, translated as MNLPEFLRQTQFFLNLPDDQIEALGEISVLKRYPKGELIFEEGDEGNGFFIVVTGRVKVFKLSFEGKEQILHIFNPGEHFAEVPAFDGQCFPASAEALEPTELLFFPRTAFLNLLHHHPSLAVNLLAVCSRHLRRFAQIIENLSLKDVPERLATYLLYLSQRTGNFDTLELDLTKTQLAALLGTIPETLSRVFARLTQEGLIVINGSSITILDRNELIRRAKISFFDEKP; from the coding sequence ATGAATCTACCTGAATTTTTGCGACAAACTCAATTTTTCTTAAATCTCCCCGATGACCAAATTGAGGCGTTAGGGGAGATTAGTGTTTTGAAACGGTATCCCAAAGGAGAGTTAATTTTTGAAGAGGGAGATGAAGGAAATGGATTTTTTATAGTTGTGACTGGACGGGTCAAAGTATTTAAACTATCCTTTGAAGGAAAAGAACAAATTTTACATATTTTTAACCCCGGAGAACATTTTGCGGAAGTTCCCGCCTTTGACGGTCAATGTTTTCCGGCTTCTGCAGAAGCCTTAGAACCCACAGAATTATTATTTTTTCCGAGAACTGCTTTTTTAAACCTTCTCCATCATCATCCTTCTTTAGCGGTGAATTTATTAGCCGTTTGTTCGCGTCATTTACGTCGTTTCGCTCAAATTATCGAAAATTTGTCTTTAAAGGATGTTCCTGAACGATTAGCAACTTATTTATTATATCTGAGCCAAAGGACAGGAAATTTCGACACCTTAGAATTAGACTTGACGAAAACTCAATTGGCTGCTTTACTGGGAACAATCCCAGAAACATTATCCAGAGTGTTTGCTCGATTAACTCAAGAGGGTTTAATTGTCATTAACGGCTCATCCATTACTATTTTAGATCGCAATGAATTGATCCGCCGAGCCAAAATTTCATTTTTTGATGAAAAACCCTAA